TGATGTATTCAATGTTCCTCTTGATAAACTTAAAGAGTTTACAGGAAAGTATAAAATGTCCACTAATATTGGTTATTCTGGAGACTACATTGTAGACATTAGAGTTATCGATGAAAAATTACAATTTAAGGCACCAGATGAAGAAAAATTTTCACGTTTATACCCTGTTGAGGAAGCAAAATTCATTGAGGTAGAGTCCAAGTTTAACCCATACGTTTTCCATAAAGATGACGTTGGTAGAGTTATTGGCATAACGGTAGCGGATAAGTTTAAATTTGAGAAGATAAGCTAAGTTGTACTAGCTTAGGCTTAATCTGACAGTTATCCACTTTTTGTATGATACCTGTCAGTTTAAATTTGAGCTAGTACACATCAGATTCTAGTTGATTAAGCCTATAGGTATCTCTTCATAAAAATACATAATCTCTCTTGTACTGATTTTGTTGAACTCTTGTCCTTCCCCTTCTTCAATTCCTACATTCAAAATCTACTGTAAAGATGCTTCAAGACCAAACGGCACAAAATTCAACCTTTGATAAAAAAGATTACAAGATATTATTTGACGTACCTCACATAAAAATGCCTAATCGGAACCTATCTTATTGAACGATAAAATAGAGACGAACGTGAAGAATAAAAATCTGATTGCATCATCTGTTGTACTATTAGCCCTACTCCCACAGGCTGCAAACGCATGGAACTACCAAGGACATGTAATCGTTGCAGAGATTGCCTACCAGAATCTATCTGACACAGCACGTGGACAAGTTGACGTGTTAGCAGAAAAAGCATATCGCTCAATGCCTCAAGATATCAAAAATAAAATGGATACTTTTGAAGGTGCAAGTCAATTTGCAAAACTCGCTATGGTACCGGATTTAATTCGCAAGGTTCCAGCAGAAAACATTTGGGAATCGATGGGCGAACAAATACCGGCATCGTTAGACCAGTGGGATGAAAAAACCACGGGTGCTTGGCATTATATTAACCAAACGTATCCAGCAAGCAGTAAATGTAATTTTATTCACATTCCAAATGTGGAAGTCGTATCTAAAAGCTTATTTGAAAGCTTCAAAGTAAATCATCAAGCAGCAAGCATGATGTTCATTAGCCACCTTGCTGGCGATTCACACCAACCAATGCACTCAATTAGCAGCGACATTTCTGCTAACAGCTGTAATAGTGACCTAGGTGCGAATAAGTATACGCTTAATATTCCACAACACGATCTCCACCATTTATGGGACAGTGGTATGGGTTTCCTTGACACGCTTTATGATATCCATGATGTGGCTGTAACACTACAGAAAACGCACCCTAAAAAGTCGTTTGAACTAGGTACTACTGGTAATATCAATCAGTGGGTGCAAGAAAGCTATAAAATGGCAGACTTCGGATACAGTGTAAAGAAAGACACAACACCAAGTGCTGCATACTATGACCAAGGCACTAAAGACGTTAAACAGCGTTTATCTCAAGCTGGTTATCGTTTAGCTGATGAAATAAATTCGGCATACCCAACCAAGTAACCTCAAGTCTGATACCGCATAAAGCGAGTCACTTTAGACTCGTTTTTTTGTAAGTTAGTAGTAAGAAAATATCATTTTTTAAAAATCTAATTCACGCATACTCTTTACCTGAATTATTTCTTTGATTTCCATATGTTTTGACAGTTCCTTAATTAATTCATCTTCTTTGGCGGCTTCAAAATAAAATCGCCCGGATGCATGTACACCATGTGATTTAGTCCATAGACTTAACACACCTTTGTTCTGAATAATTTTAATTTTATAGCTCCCGATAAAATTAATGTGATGAGTTTGAGTAACAGCCTTAAACCCCGTAAATTTAACTGCTAACAACGCCATACCACCAGCGCCAACAAAAGCAAGTGGGCCAACATAAACAACTGTCGCCAAACAGGCCACCGCAGAGAACCATGCAAAACCACGCATAATTGTATAAGCTACATCAGGGATGGTATCTTTTTCAGTATAAACAATACCGAGAGGAGTGAGTTTGTAGTGTGTATCCTTATCTGGAAAAAATAAATAATGAGATATGCTTATAAGAATTAAACCAAAGATAAAACCAAAGATAAAACCAAAAATAATCGTACCTAATGATCCTTCATTCATTCCCCTATAAACAAATAAACCACCAATAAATACCCCCATCAAATAACAACAAAGCTTAGGTGCGATTGGAAATTTAACCATAAGTCGCCACTCGTAACTAACAGAAGCTTTAAATAATTCAGCATCTAAGATATCACGTAACTTACGCTCTACTTGCCAGCGTAACTCATTTAATTCCTGCTCTGTCATTTCACTTGCTTCACTCATGATGTCCCACTCTACTGGTAAATAAGTTTGAACTACTTTCAATGATGACTTGAACTACGGGTATATCACTAGCATCTCTAATACGTGTTTATGTAGATACATAGCTATGTTCGTTATACCAAAATCTACTTCATCTTTAGAGTTACTCCCTGGGACTGATATAACCATTCGCATTAAATCTGATAATTCTATGTATGACCCTTGTGAGATCAAAATATCACAATTGAACGGTGATGAACTAGCGCTATTGGGTGTGTGGTTTTGGAGATAATATTCATCATCGACGTGAATAGATAAACCTATTTATTCGCACCACATAAAGATAAATCTAATACATACTGTGTTCCCATTCCAGGTGTATACCCCATAGGTGTCCCTTTACATGCAATATACCCTCTACGCTCTAGTATCGGTAAATATATTAAACTAAAAGTTAATGAGGATATTGAAGCTATAATTAAGGCGTAGACCATGACTTTAAAATATATTTTCTGTAATTTAACGTCAGCTTTTACGCCGTAAAAAATAGGACTTAAAAGCATAATTAAAAGTGGGAGCATAGCGAATGAACCTAACGCTATGAATATTGCACCTGAAGTATAAATAAATGATTCAGGGAATATCAGATACTCAGCTATTTTTTCTATACCTAAACTAACTAATAAGTACATAAAAAAAATAAGGAATATACTTCCAATTACTAATTTAAATCTTAATTTAAAGTTAAATTCATTCATTATAAAATTCTCGGTGTTAATTGACTTATGCCTTTCTTAACATAATTTTTAATCTCAGATTCAATGATTTCTTTACCAGTATCGAGAAATCCATCAATGAACATCCCTCCCAAATCCCAAAATCCATTTTCAATTTCTTTGGCTTTTTCCATTACTTCTTGTTGAGCCCTCTCAAGATATTTTACAACATGATCTGTAACTTCATATTTCTCATCGAGTATATTGAGTGCAATTGATGCCCCTAAACCTACAAGTACCACAATAGCTAATGGTGCAGTAACAAAGCTCGTTGAGGCAACCACTAGCCCCCCGACTCCCCATGAGATAGCTGATGCAATCCCTATTTTAGCTACATCAGTTGCCAAACTACCGATAAATTCGGCCAGCGATGTTTCATCATTAAGTATGAAATCAATGGTTCTATAGGCTGCTGCAACATAAAAAGTGACCCTTGCACCTTGAATTATCGAGTTTTTGAGACCGTATTTACCAATGCCAACATCTACAACTTTTGGATTTTTCAGTCCAAACACTGGTGCGTTCAAAATCTGCCTTACTCCTGCATAACCAGTAAATTTAATTAACTCTGTACCTTTATGATTCATATATACAGTTGCTTTAATACCAAAGTCACCAAGCTTAGCAATAATCATTGATGTGGTTACAACATCCTTACCATTTACACCGTAATTAATAAGTACTTGACCTCCTGTAGATTGGGTTGTTTCGACCCAAGTCTCTTTTGTATCTTTCCATCCCCACGATTGTAGTACTTCAAATATTTCAGGTAATGTTAAAAGCATAACATCATGATTATTTTCTGTTAGCAACGCCCGTACATTTTCATCAGGAAAAACACGTGTATTTTTTATTACAGGATAAGATGGATGCATAGTGGTTTCAGGTGCATCACCAGTAAGGTAAGAAGGTATATTTTGCTGTGTAGCTTCCATATGTCTTGACTGCAGTGCTTTCTTTTGGCTACTACTTACCTGTTGATTTCTTTGCGAAGCTGCCCCTCTTTCCCAATCATAGCCTTCGTATTGTGGGAAATGGATCTGCGAGCGTTTATATTCAGCACCGGAAAATAACTTATAACCATTTCCGTCTAATTGCCCGGTTCGCTCTTCATCCGTCGCCAATTTTAAAATATATTCTGCATTCGCTATCGGGGTGTCAGTTTCATCCAATAATTCCACTTCTATCTCGAATGGGCCGGCGACAGCCGCATCTTGAATTGCTCTAGCTGGCGCGGTAGTAGTGTTAACTGGCGCAATAATTGGCTTTGATAATGGTTTGCTTTCGGCAGCTGGAGAATGACTTTCTTGTTTTATTATTGACGCTTGAAGTGTCCTAACTTTACTCACCAATACTTCATTATCAATACCCATTGTCATAGATTGGTGTACATTTCCGCTATCGTTAATAACACCATCAAACTGTGCTTGTGGCCATTGCAGTAAAACAATATGGCCGAGAAGGAGTTTATCAATTACACGAGTATATTTATCTGCTGGCGAGGCCATGAAATCAGCATGATCATTATGCCAATCAAGATCCCAAATTTGAGTGTGATTAAGGTGACATTCGCGGATAATATCAATAGCAACATACGGCCTTAATACCATTTTAAGATCTGTGGGTTTTAATTCACTTAATAATATTAATTTATAAGACATTGCCAAATCCGTTTAGCGAAAATTGAAGTACGATGATGCTATTCCTTTGCATCTTACATCTGTTTAACTATCAGCCCTATGTTTCTTAGTTAAATTAATACCTTAACTATACCAAGGACTGAGGGCTAGTATGATGTTTCTGTATTAAGACTCAACAAGTTGCCCGTTTTCATCAAAGTCAACTTCGTCTGTCGCAGCATCAATTCTCACTAACAATGCCGAAAGCTGTCCTTCAAAGTCATCGGGCTTTTTATCTTCAAATAAGAACCACCCTTTACGCCCCTGCCACTCTGTTTGTTCAGGCATCACGTGTTCGCGTCCGTATTCCATAAACTGTACGATGTAAGCAAGGATCTGTTGATAAGAATCTTTACTGTTATAGATAGTATTACCCTGCGGCGTGACAGAGAATCGACCCCAACCTAATTGACCCTTTTTCACTGTCGCTCTTAGCATAATGGCTAAAAAAGACGGGGTTTCCAAAGCACGTAGATTGTCATAACGCTGCGCAACTACGCTGCCTTTACTCCATGTGTACAAAAGACGCCTTTTACGGTCAAAAATCAAAGGCGCACGGCGTTTAAAGCCTATAATCCAAATTAGTAATAATGGGATAGTTGTTCCAAAAAAAATAATACTGTTGCGGTCATGACGACGAGAACCCTCACCATTAACGTAATACCCTTCATATCTATCAGTAAGAAACTGCTCGAATTTTAGTTTATTATTTTCATCAATCCTCCCATATTGATACAAAATGATATCTCGATACTTAGTTCCTATTGGTAATGTTTCAAAATAATCATCTCCATAATTACTTTTTTTGAATTCAATATATTCTATTGCGTTTTTCTCCGATGCTTTCCAATTCTGATATATCTCTTCTATTTCGCTAATACACAAATACAGAACAGAAAACAATGCTGGAATTAAAAATAAATTCCGAATAATGACAAAACTATTACTTAATACTAAAAAATCACTATTAATAGAAATCACCGGTCTAGGGACTTTATTATTTGTTTTATCGCGCTCATAACCCAGTAGCACATCACGCTTAAACATGAGTGGAATAGGATGTTCAACCCACTTAAATTTTTTCATAATAATATCTATCCTTAAATAATGTCGTCATTACGCATGCCATAATCAGAGACTTGGCCCTTTATGATCCCGTCTTCAGTCAAAAAACGAGTTGGCACGGTAATACTAGGTTGCCATTCGTAGGACCACTTAAGGTGACTACTACTTGGAACCAGCATCGTTATTTCAAATTCCAAGTTCCCTTTGTTATAAAGGCCATCGGCCTCATTATCTAAATAAGCCTCAAAAGCAGTTTTAAAATCGGTATTTAATTTATTATCTACAACACTACCCGACCAGCCTGTACTAAAG
This Moritella sp. 5 DNA region includes the following protein-coding sequences:
- a CDS encoding S1/P1 nuclease, giving the protein MKNKNLIASSVVLLALLPQAANAWNYQGHVIVAEIAYQNLSDTARGQVDVLAEKAYRSMPQDIKNKMDTFEGASQFAKLAMVPDLIRKVPAENIWESMGEQIPASLDQWDEKTTGAWHYINQTYPASSKCNFIHIPNVEVVSKSLFESFKVNHQAASMMFISHLAGDSHQPMHSISSDISANSCNSDLGANKYTLNIPQHDLHHLWDSGMGFLDTLYDIHDVAVTLQKTHPKKSFELGTTGNINQWVQESYKMADFGYSVKKDTTPSAAYYDQGTKDVKQRLSQAGYRLADEINSAYPTK